A stretch of Cellulosilyticum sp. I15G10I2 DNA encodes these proteins:
- a CDS encoding cell division protein FtsA, whose translation MASYSNEELMFGLDIGTRTIIGTVGYKENNKFVVLAYESIEHEERAMLDGQIHDIQKVSRAVCQVKTSLEQKLNTQLSEVAIAAAGRALNTQIVSVENTYEEVQEFTLADVHNLELYGVEKAKEEQRKINSKMDYFCVAYSVINYYLDGYIITSLEGHKGTNISAKIIVTFLPKLVIDSLYAVTERAGLKVINLTLEPIAAINAVIPDNLRLLNLALVDIGAGTSDIAITKGGSVTAYGMIPIAGDEVTEAIVHQYLVDFNTAETIKKQLHSSEMIEFSDILGLSHQVTVEEVRQIILPVLETLTQNIAEKILELNGDSPPNAVFCVGGGSQMLSVTAQLAKRLRLVPERVALRTSENVVNIIDQAGIINAPQMITPLGICITSMHSRYNEIITVILNDRKIELLKAKKLTILDAIVAAGIEHTEIFPKKGKTLMFKLNGERQRLKGENGMPARIFLNGNEATINDILTEEDIIQVEKAKPGTDGQAVISQYISEMFEITVNGAVFTIPIMMVNNDCVPLDYQINENDDVRLVVPSDLGALLDLLSLSNEDKIITVNFNRVALDYKLQKGDSILIDDIPHTILEDISHEVPLADAKMLNEDHLEKRQIFITVNNQVVVLPEKETPYMLAAIFDYIPFDLTKPQGTIQLIKNGEPAALTDDLNDKDKLEIYWKK comes from the coding sequence ATGGCAAGTTATTCAAATGAAGAATTAATGTTTGGACTTGATATTGGAACGCGAACGATTATAGGTACTGTAGGCTATAAGGAAAATAATAAATTTGTTGTTCTTGCCTACGAAAGTATCGAACATGAAGAAAGAGCCATGTTAGATGGGCAAATTCACGATATACAGAAAGTATCTCGAGCTGTTTGTCAAGTTAAAACAAGTTTGGAACAGAAGCTTAATACACAGTTAAGCGAGGTAGCAATTGCTGCGGCAGGAAGAGCGTTAAATACACAGATCGTATCTGTTGAAAACACCTACGAAGAAGTTCAAGAATTTACACTAGCGGATGTACATAATTTAGAACTTTATGGTGTAGAAAAAGCAAAAGAGGAACAGCGGAAAATTAATTCTAAAATGGACTATTTTTGTGTGGCTTATTCTGTAATTAATTATTACTTAGATGGATATATTATTACTAGTTTAGAAGGACATAAAGGGACAAATATAAGTGCAAAGATTATTGTAACCTTTTTACCGAAGCTTGTCATTGACAGCTTGTATGCGGTTACAGAGAGAGCAGGGCTTAAAGTTATAAATCTCACACTCGAACCAATAGCTGCGATTAATGCAGTGATTCCTGATAATTTAAGACTTCTTAATTTAGCTTTGGTGGATATAGGTGCAGGCACGTCTGATATCGCTATTACAAAAGGTGGAAGTGTAACCGCGTATGGGATGATTCCAATAGCAGGAGATGAAGTCACAGAAGCGATTGTACATCAATATTTGGTTGATTTTAATACAGCAGAAACGATTAAAAAACAATTGCATTCATCAGAAATGATTGAATTTAGCGACATATTAGGTCTATCTCACCAAGTTACTGTAGAGGAAGTAAGACAAATTATCTTGCCTGTTTTGGAAACTCTTACTCAAAATATTGCTGAAAAGATATTAGAACTAAATGGGGACAGCCCTCCTAATGCGGTTTTTTGTGTAGGAGGAGGCAGTCAAATGCTGTCAGTTACAGCGCAGTTGGCTAAGCGCTTAAGGCTTGTTCCAGAAAGGGTTGCCCTAAGGACATCAGAAAATGTTGTAAATATAATTGATCAAGCAGGTATTATTAATGCACCTCAAATGATAACACCTCTTGGGATTTGTATTACAAGTATGCACAGCAGATATAATGAGATTATAACAGTTATTTTAAATGACCGTAAGATTGAGCTTCTAAAAGCTAAAAAGCTTACTATTTTAGATGCGATAGTTGCTGCAGGTATTGAACATACTGAGATTTTTCCTAAAAAAGGAAAAACACTTATGTTTAAATTAAATGGTGAGCGTCAGAGGTTAAAGGGCGAAAATGGCATGCCTGCAAGGATTTTCTTAAATGGTAACGAGGCTACAATTAATGATATACTCACTGAGGAAGATATTATACAAGTCGAAAAGGCAAAGCCTGGGACTGATGGTCAAGCAGTTATTTCACAATATATAAGTGAGATGTTTGAAATCACTGTTAATGGGGCAGTGTTTACTATACCCATTATGATGGTTAATAATGATTGTGTACCGCTGGATTATCAAATTAATGAAAATGATGATGTAAGGTTAGTAGTTCCCAGTGATTTAGGCGCATTGCTTGATTTACTTTCATTAAGTAATGAAGATAAAATTATAACAGTTAATTTTAATAGAGTTGCATTAGATTATAAACTACAAAAGGGAGACTCTATTTTAATAGATGATATACCGCATACTATACTCGAAGATATTTCTCATGAAGTACCTTTGGCAGATGCTAAAATGCTTAATGAAGATCATTTGGAAAAAAGACAAATTTTTATTACAGTCAATAATCAAGTAGTTGTGCTTCCAGAAAAAGAAACACCTTATATGCTTGCGGCGATATTTGATTATATTCCATTTGATTTAACGAAACCGCAAGGAACTATCCAATTAATAAAAAATGGAGAGCCAGCTGCATTGACAGATGATTTGAATGATAAAGATAAACTAGAAATTTATTGGAAAAAATAA
- a CDS encoding PFL family protein: protein MISRFEVQETNKMIEEENLDIRTITMGINLLDCISDDMDKLCHNVYEKITTKAEHLVQTGENISKKYGIPIVNKRISVTPIALIGGATKANSYVPIAKALDRAAKTVGINFIGGFSALVHKGCTPADTVLIESIPEALDVTERVCSSVNLGTTRTGINMDAVKRIGEIIKETSIRTADRDSIGCAKFVVFCNAPEDNPFMAGAFHGVGERDVVINVGVSGPGVVKKALENVRGKDFETMCEMVKKTAFKITRAGQMVAKEASQILGVPFGIIDLSLAPTPAIGDSIAEIIEEMGIEMVGGPGTTAALAILNDCVKKGGVMASSYVGGLSGAFIPVSEDHGMIRAAEQGALTLEKLEAMTCVCSVGLDMIAIPGSTSASTISGIIADEMAIGMINAKTTAVRIIPVEGKTVGEQVEFGGLLGYAPIMSVNPYKCEDFIARGGRIPAPIHSFKN from the coding sequence ATGATATCAAGGTTTGAAGTGCAAGAGACAAATAAAATGATAGAGGAAGAAAATTTAGATATTCGTACTATTACAATGGGCATTAACCTGTTGGATTGTATTAGTGATGATATGGATAAATTGTGTCACAATGTTTATGAGAAGATTACAACTAAAGCAGAACACTTGGTACAAACAGGTGAAAATATATCTAAGAAGTATGGTATTCCTATTGTTAATAAACGTATTTCTGTTACACCTATTGCTCTTATAGGAGGAGCAACTAAGGCGAATTCCTATGTGCCGATTGCAAAAGCATTAGACCGTGCTGCAAAAACAGTAGGGATTAATTTTATAGGAGGATTTTCAGCTCTTGTGCATAAAGGTTGTACGCCAGCAGATACTGTACTTATAGAATCTATTCCAGAAGCTTTAGATGTAACAGAAAGAGTGTGTTCTTCTGTTAATCTAGGAACTACGCGTACTGGGATTAATATGGATGCAGTTAAAAGAATTGGTGAGATCATTAAAGAAACATCTATACGTACAGCAGATAGAGATAGCATTGGGTGTGCAAAATTTGTAGTTTTTTGCAATGCACCTGAAGATAATCCTTTTATGGCAGGCGCATTTCATGGCGTAGGCGAAAGAGATGTTGTTATCAACGTTGGAGTAAGTGGTCCTGGTGTGGTTAAGAAAGCACTTGAGAATGTAAGAGGCAAGGATTTTGAAACAATGTGTGAGATGGTGAAGAAAACTGCTTTTAAAATTACAAGAGCAGGGCAGATGGTTGCAAAAGAAGCTTCACAAATTTTAGGGGTGCCATTTGGCATTATCGACTTATCCCTTGCGCCTACTCCAGCTATTGGAGACAGTATTGCTGAAATTATAGAAGAAATGGGTATTGAGATGGTAGGCGGGCCCGGAACGACTGCGGCTCTTGCAATTCTTAATGACTGCGTAAAAAAAGGAGGTGTTATGGCATCTTCTTATGTAGGGGGATTAAGTGGAGCATTTATTCCTGTTAGCGAAGACCATGGCATGATTCGTGCTGCAGAACAAGGGGCTCTGACGCTTGAAAAACTTGAAGCTATGACGTGTGTTTGCTCAGTCGGGCTTGATATGATAGCGATACCAGGTTCAACAAGTGCATCAACTATTTCGGGTATTATTGCTGATGAAATGGCTATTGGTATGATTAATGCAAAGACAACAGCTGTCCGTATTATACCAGTCGAAGGCAAAACAGTTGGAGAGCAAGTAGAATTTGGTGGCCTTTTAGGCTATGCGCCTATTATGTCAGTTAACCCTTATAAGTGTGAGGACTTTATAGCAAGAGGCGGTAGAATTCCTGCACCTATTCATAGTTTTAAAAATTAA
- a CDS encoding aminoacyl-histidine dipeptidase gives MTKILKDLRPANVFKYFEEISSIPRGSGNEKAVSDHIVEFAKDLGLWVMQDEVFNVYIRKPATAGYENAPTVILQGHLDMVCEKTKTSDHDFENKGLELCIEDDYIRAADTTLGADNGVAIAYQMAVLADMTLKHPELEILMTTDEERGMTGASHIHTEYLKGKVLINLDTDVEGEFLVSCAGGTKATINLKLDYELNASPKTTYRIMVSGLLGGHSGADIHLERGNAHIIMGRVLSDIRKEVHFNLCEFSGGTKDNVITRECECLIAVDQEQASLLEKLVRGTEKVFKAEYSRQDSNISITANKEQAAGREFSSQLTQDIIDLLLLIPNGIISYDQAMQGLVETSLNLGIVGVQNDVFRFGSAIRSAVPSKKQALVDKMNVLSKKFNGEFKIAGDYPAWQYCEESKIRDLSILTYKQMYGKNPEIKSIHAGLECGFIAEKIEGLDMIAFGPNVKDIHSPQERVSISSMARVYEYLIKLLENIVTY, from the coding sequence ATGACAAAGATTCTAAAAGATTTACGACCCGCAAATGTATTTAAATATTTTGAAGAAATTAGCAGTATTCCCAGAGGTTCAGGCAATGAAAAGGCAGTAAGTGACCATATTGTAGAATTTGCAAAAGACCTTGGATTATGGGTTATGCAAGACGAAGTTTTTAATGTTTATATTAGAAAGCCAGCCACAGCAGGTTATGAAAATGCACCTACTGTTATTTTACAGGGGCATTTAGATATGGTATGTGAAAAGACTAAAACATCTGATCACGACTTTGAAAATAAGGGTCTGGAACTATGTATTGAAGATGATTATATCCGAGCAGCAGATACCACATTAGGAGCTGATAATGGGGTTGCAATAGCTTATCAAATGGCAGTTCTCGCTGATATGACACTTAAACATCCGGAACTCGAAATTTTAATGACCACTGATGAAGAGAGGGGAATGACGGGAGCTTCACATATTCATACGGAATATTTAAAGGGTAAAGTTTTAATTAATTTAGATACAGATGTTGAAGGTGAATTTTTAGTTAGTTGTGCAGGGGGAACAAAAGCCACAATTAACTTAAAACTTGACTATGAGCTTAATGCTTCCCCAAAAACAACTTATCGTATTATGGTAAGTGGTCTATTAGGCGGACATTCGGGGGCAGACATTCACTTAGAAAGAGGCAATGCGCATATTATTATGGGCAGAGTACTAAGTGATATTAGAAAGGAAGTTCATTTTAACCTATGCGAATTTAGTGGCGGAACAAAAGATAACGTTATTACAAGAGAATGTGAATGTTTAATTGCAGTAGATCAAGAACAGGCTTCTTTGCTTGAAAAATTAGTCAGGGGAACTGAAAAAGTATTTAAGGCTGAATATAGCAGACAGGATTCTAATATAAGTATTACTGCAAATAAAGAACAAGCTGCAGGTCGTGAGTTTTCTTCACAGCTTACTCAAGATATTATAGACTTATTACTTCTCATTCCAAATGGTATTATAAGTTACGATCAGGCGATGCAGGGACTTGTTGAAACTTCTTTGAATTTAGGAATAGTAGGCGTACAGAACGACGTTTTTAGATTTGGAAGTGCTATTCGTAGTGCAGTTCCCTCAAAAAAACAAGCTTTAGTCGATAAAATGAATGTACTCAGTAAGAAATTTAATGGAGAATTTAAAATAGCAGGAGACTATCCAGCTTGGCAGTATTGTGAAGAGTCAAAGATAAGAGATCTAAGCATACTCACTTATAAACAAATGTATGGCAAAAATCCAGAGATTAAATCTATTCATGCAGGTTTAGAGTGTGGTTTTATAGCCGAGAAGATAGAAGGTCTTGATATGATTGCCTTTGGGCCTAATGTTAAGGATATCCATTCCCCACAAGAACGCGTAAGTATTTCTTCAATGGCAAGAGTTTATGAATATCTTATTAAACTTTTGGAGAACATAGTTACTTATTAG
- a CDS encoding ACT domain-containing protein — translation MKGIITVIGKDKVGIIGKVCTLLSDQNVNILDISQTILQGYFNMLMVVDLAYTNVEFVELVDKLSELGKAIEVDIKLQHQDIFDSMHRI, via the coding sequence ATGAAAGGTATTATTACAGTTATAGGAAAAGACAAGGTTGGTATTATAGGTAAGGTGTGTACTTTACTGAGTGATCAAAATGTTAATATTTTAGATATTTCACAAACAATTTTACAAGGTTATTTTAATATGTTAATGGTAGTGGATTTAGCATATACTAACGTAGAATTCGTAGAATTAGTAGATAAACTTTCTGAGCTGGGCAAAGCTATTGAAGTAGATATTAAACTTCAACATCAGGACATATTTGACAGTATGCATAGAATCTAA
- a CDS encoding galactose-1-phosphate uridylyltransferase — MIYEDPYLLKSCIVAENRKNRPAVDELVHTCPFCPGHESDIEKVWLEVKQENNFLIKIVNNKYPICGYNHELYGVHDVVIDTPRHLQLPKDFSNSHWTILLDTMQKRWMQIAQDPKIEFIQIFKNSGKNAGASIRHSHWQIVALSQIPYQMAQQYSHYNRFYDQMQNCYICHKLEEIDKSDIILENDKWIAIAPTSSEFAHETWLVPKLHRKHYGELEPQELEKAGALLKTLLTAYEHLKENVSFNICFMSGGLHNALDYHFYIKIIPRLTHWAGFELATHCYINTIHPKTHVQLMRSILKE; from the coding sequence ATGATATATGAAGATCCCTATTTATTAAAGAGCTGTATTGTTGCTGAAAATAGAAAGAATAGGCCTGCTGTTGATGAATTGGTACACACATGTCCTTTTTGCCCAGGGCATGAATCAGATATTGAAAAAGTATGGCTTGAAGTCAAACAAGAAAATAATTTTTTAATAAAAATAGTTAACAACAAATATCCTATATGTGGCTATAATCATGAGCTTTATGGTGTGCATGATGTTGTCATAGATACACCTAGGCATCTTCAATTACCCAAAGATTTTTCGAATAGTCATTGGACAATACTTCTTGATACGATGCAAAAAAGATGGATGCAAATTGCTCAAGATCCTAAAATTGAATTTATTCAGATTTTTAAAAATTCGGGTAAGAATGCTGGCGCAAGTATTAGGCATTCACATTGGCAGATTGTTGCTTTAAGTCAAATACCTTACCAGATGGCACAACAATATAGTCACTACAATAGATTTTATGATCAAATGCAAAACTGTTATATCTGTCATAAGCTTGAGGAGATAGACAAAAGTGATATTATTTTAGAAAATGATAAATGGATAGCTATAGCCCCTACATCTTCAGAATTTGCACATGAAACATGGTTGGTGCCTAAGCTGCATAGGAAACACTATGGAGAGCTTGAACCTCAAGAACTTGAAAAGGCGGGAGCTTTACTAAAGACCCTTTTGACGGCGTATGAGCACTTGAAAGAAAATGTCTCTTTCAACATCTGTTTTATGAGTGGTGGGCTTCATAATGCTCTGGATTATCATTTTTATATTAAGATTATTCCAAGGCTTACACACTGGGCTGGATTTGAACTCGCAACACATTGTTATATTAATACAATACACCCTAAAACTCACGTTCAATTAATGCGAAGTATACTTAAAGAGTAG